Proteins from one Anastrepha obliqua isolate idAnaObli1 chromosome 2, idAnaObli1_1.0, whole genome shotgun sequence genomic window:
- the LOC129238223 gene encoding pickpocket protein 28-like has product MSAFFVNNIYDKWNHTPLIVSINPNPTSITQDPFPAVTICNLNQAYKQIAEKFSVYSPEYAMLQLICEREANATIASSITDWSNLRNFITKIAQPCSEMLLTCRFGGVNYKCSEIFSPIVTDEGLCCAFNLVDAKFVHKNESVGQHYNAPNGTIFVDWTPEHGYPSELPQSYIPMPAAGTGESLGLSITLDVERNFYYCSSSNSVGFKVLLHNPLEFPNMREFGLLLSPGHETQLRVQTFKTESERHLRAIKKNSRACLFQDELSLLIYRTNESICSIYESKCVKRILLQYSLSNNGKGCSDICWPNCFDLSFQPDFFSTPLSHSGFQISNQVIKKINSSYAEQNIAVLNVYFKEIWYRSSKKAEYVGITEFMSNLGGIIGLFFGFSFISLAEFIFYLLLKPIRMLIVVLWAQRRRKSAKIQKLHNSKSFKRQSSHSLSLSDRKHILRGDYENKRNKADRVIIKVPTKRFYQNTNTLWKPGMDYTP; this is encoded by the exons ATGAGCG CTTTCTTTGTGAACAATATCTATGATAAATGGAATCATACGCCATTGATTGTCAGCATAAATCCAAATCCTACTTCGATAACTCAAGATCCGTTTCCCGCTGTAACTATTTGTAACTTAAATCAGGCTTATAAGCAGATAGCCGAAAAATTTTCCGT CTATTCGCCCGAATATGCTATGTTACAATTGATCTGCGAGCGTGAGGCCAATGCCACCATTGCGAGTTCAATCACGGATTGGAGCAACTTGAGAAATTTTATTACCAAA ATCGCTCAACCCTGCAGTGAGATGTTGCTAACCTGCCGATTTGGTGGAGTAAATTATAAATGTTCCGAGATTTTCTCCCCAATAGTAACCGACGAGGGACTGTGCTGTGCTTTCAATTTGGTAGATGCAAAATTCGTTCATAAAAA TGAATCTGTTGGCCAACACTACAATGCGCCAAATGGCACCATTTTCGTTGACTGGACTCCAGAGCATGGCTATCCCTCCGAATTGCCTCAATCGTATATACCAATGCCTGCTGCCGGTACAGGAGAGTCTTTAGGTTTATCCATAACTCTGGATGTTGAAAGGAATTTCTATTATTGTTCTTCTTCAAATAGCGTCGGTTTCAAGGTGCTACTGCACAATCCACTGGAATTTCCTAATATGCGGGAATTTGGTTTATTACTGTCACCCGGCCATGAGACTCAACTTCGTGTTCAAACATTCAAAACCGAATCCGAACGACATTTGCgtgcgattaaaaaaaattcacgtgCATGCCTGTTCCAGGATGAATTATCATTGCTGATTTACAGGAC AAATGAAAGCATATGCAGCATTTATGAATCAAAGTGCGTTAAACGTATACTACTGCAGTATTCGTTGTCGAATAATGGCAAAGGTTGTTCAGATATTTGCTGGCCTAACTGCTTTGATCTCTCATTTCAACCGGATTTCTTCAGTACGCCACTATCGCACTCGGGATTTCAAATCAGTAATCAGGtgattaagaaaataaatagctCTTATGCAGAGCAAAATATTGCTGTGTTGAATGTTTACTTTAAAGAGATTTGGTATAGAAGCAGCAAAAAGGCGGAGTATGTTGGAATAACGGAATTCatgt CAAATCTTGGTGGCATCATTGGACTGTTCTTTGGATTCAGCTTTATATCCTTGGCCGAATTCATTTTCTATTTGCTATTAAAGCCTATTCGCATGTTGATTGTTGTGCTTTGGGCACAGAGGCGCAGAAAGTCTGCCAAGATACAAAAACTACACAATTCGAAGTCATTTAAGAGGCAATCATCGCATAGTTTGAGCTTAAGCGATCGAAAACATATTTTACGTGGTGATTATGAGAATAAAAGGAATAAAGCCGATCGGGTTATTATTAAGGTACCAACAAAGAGATTTTACCAAAATACGAATACTTTATGGAAACCTGGCATGGACTACACACCGTAA